A region of the Polaribacter sp. L3A8 genome:
CCTTTTTACTGCTAGATGTAAGAACTTCTTTACCAAGAGTATTGTAGAGAATTGCATTTTTTAAAATGATGTTTTCTGATGTTTCAATCGTTAAAAAATCACTTATCGGGTTTGGATACAAAGTAATGTTTTCTGATATAAAATTATTGTTTTCTAAACCTAAGGTTGTAGTACTATTTCTAGAAATTAAGTGATAATCTGGGTCAAAATCAATAGAACTTACAGAGAAATTTACATGTTCTATAAATATTTCTCCATTCGTTAAGTTGTTTAGAACCAAATCTAAGACTTCTCCGTTCGTTCCGTTTAAACGTATTGGAACATTGGCTTCAAAGAAAGAAACAGAAGTGTGACTCTGCGTTTGGTTTAACTGAATACTTATGGTGTTTGTTGTTGGTTGATGCCAATTTACGTTGTAAGTTGGGTATCCTTGATTGTATACCCAATCATTAAAAAACTCATTTAAATCTAAACTACTCGCAGTTTCTAGATGTGTTATTAAATCGGGCGTTTTAGCGTAACCGTATGCCAAATTAGGATCGGTTATGTAGTTTTTTACACCCTTAAAAAAGTTAGTATCTCCTAGTTTTTTACGGAGCATATGTAAAACCATTGCGCTTTTATTATACGTTAATCTACTATCAAAAATTCTGCTAACGTTTGTGGTGTCTATATCAGAAAGGTAAACGGCTCCAGTTGTAGATGTGGTTACCGTATTTATAGTAGCATTTCTCCAGTTTTTAAAAGAAGCATCACCATCTAAATGTTCTATTGTTAAACCAGATAAGTAGGTTGCAAAACCTTCATTTAACCAAATATCTTTCCAACTACCGCAAGTAACTTTATTACCAAACCATTGGTGCGCTAGTTCGTGGGCAATTAAACCTCTATCAAAATTTCCCATAAAAGAAATGGTTGTGTGTTCCATTCCTCCTCCCCAAGCAAACTGAGCATGTCCGTATTTTTCATCCTTATAAGGATAATCGCCAAACAAATCGATAAAATTATTCATAATATCAACTGTAACTCCTGTATTACTCTGTGCATACGCTATGTTTTCTGGGTACACATAATTCACAATCGGAAAGTTGTTGTCTTTATGAGAAACTTGATGCGAATACGTAGTATAATTAGTAACTGCAATGGCAATTAAATAAGCAGGAATTGGGTATTGATGTTTAAAGTGTGTTGTTTTAAGTCCTAAACTAGTGGTTGTGCCTTGCTCTAATCCGTTGGAAACGGAAACATATTGTTCTGGGGCTGTAATGTACACGTCAATAGTGTCTATTTTATCATTTAAATCTTGTTTACAAGGCCACCAATCTAAAGCGCCATAAGGCTCAGAGAGTGTCCAAAGAATTGGTGTAGCGTTTTCTCCATGGGTTGAGGCTTCAAAAGAATCAAAACCTTTACTTATTGGGGTTCCATGATACGCTATTAAAACAGACGCAGAGTCTCCTTTACTTATAGTGTTTAGAAGTGTAATTACTAATTCGTCATTTGAATTTTGTGAAAAGGAAACTGAATTGTTGTTTTGAGTAACCGAAGTTACCGTCATGTTATCATCTAAATCAAAAGTAACTGTAGTTAGGTTTTCTAAAGCAGTAAAAGTTGTGGTTACTTTACCTGCAATATCTGCTATTGCAGGATCTACAGTAAACTCTAATTTATGATAAGTAATATTATAATTTGAGGTGTTTGGGTTTGCTTTAAACTGAATTTTTGTTGCCGCAGATTTAGCTTCTATCTCTGCAATTTTTAGTAATTCTTGCGCAGTTGAGGTTAAGGTACTGGTAAAAATAAATAAGCAGATTATAATAAAGCGAATCATATCTAAAAAGTATTTGAATACTAAAAGTACTTCTTTTTTTTTAGAAAAATAATAAGCTTATGGTTACGATTTACTTTTTCTAACTACAAAAAAACCACTTTCTGTATCTGTAATTAAGATATTTCCACTTGATAAATTAGGAAAAACACTCAAAGCTCCTTTGGTTTCTGGAGTATCATTTTCTGGATAGGTATCAAAAAAACCACTTTCTGTAATTGTTTTACTATCAATGTCAGAAAGATCTAAAACTCGTAAGCCAGCAGTTGTATTTGCTTGGTAATATTTGTCGTTTTTTACAAAACCTGCGTGGTCAATTGCAGTTGTAGTTCCTTCAAAA
Encoded here:
- a CDS encoding M1 family aminopeptidase: MIRFIIICLFIFTSTLTSTAQELLKIAEIEAKSAATKIQFKANPNTSNYNITYHKLEFTVDPAIADIAGKVTTTFTALENLTTVTFDLDDNMTVTSVTQNNNSVSFSQNSNDELVITLLNTISKGDSASVLIAYHGTPISKGFDSFEASTHGENATPILWTLSEPYGALDWWPCKQDLNDKIDTIDVYITAPEQYVSVSNGLEQGTTTSLGLKTTHFKHQYPIPAYLIAIAVTNYTTYSHQVSHKDNNFPIVNYVYPENIAYAQSNTGVTVDIMNNFIDLFGDYPYKDEKYGHAQFAWGGGMEHTTISFMGNFDRGLIAHELAHQWFGNKVTCGSWKDIWLNEGFATYLSGLTIEHLDGDASFKNWRNATINTVTTSTTGAVYLSDIDTTNVSRIFDSRLTYNKSAMVLHMLRKKLGDTNFFKGVKNYITDPNLAYGYAKTPDLITHLETASSLDLNEFFNDWVYNQGYPTYNVNWHQPTTNTISIQLNQTQSHTSVSFFEANVPIRLNGTNGEVLDLVLNNLTNGEIFIEHVNFSVSSIDFDPDYHLISRNSTTTLGLENNNFISENITLYPNPISDFLTIETSENIILKNAILYNTLGKEVLTSSSKKVNLKKLNAGIYFIKVFTDSGNLYRKIIKE